The DNA region ATGAAAAACGAATATCCAATACCGATTCAGCCGTCGTAGCTAAAGCTACTATGGCGAAGTCGGCACATTCAACCTGTCGAGAGCCTCAAGGTCGTGCGACGGCTATTTCTATTTCTTTTCAGCCCTTCGACCCCGCTCAGGGCCGTGAGTCCCTCGACTTGGCTCGGGACCGTGAGCCTGTCGAACGGCCTGTCAAACGGCCGTTTTGATACTCGTAATGAAAATCTTAATTAATTCTTCTGTTTCTTGTTTTCCTATTCAACATTCGATGTTGAACGTTCGATGTTCGATGTTCATTTTTTTGTAACCGTGAACGGTTACCTACACCCTTTCAATCCTCTCCCAGCCCCAGAGCCCGTAAGGCTTAAAAAGCAAGAAAATAGCCATAAAAGCAAAGGGCGCTATCTCTTTCACACCACCAGGGAAGAACCTGTCAAGGTAAGCCCCGCACAGATTCTGAAGTACTCCTATGATGATCCCGCCAACAATGGCTCCAGGCACGGAATTGAGCCCTCCAAGCACTACTGCCGGCAGAACCAGTAGTCCCAGATAGCCCACGGAAATATTCAGGCCGTTGATGTTTCCCAAAAGAGTGCCCCCAACCCCGGCTGCCATGAAGGCTATGGCCCAGGCCGTAGCATAAACAAACCTGGCGCTAATCCCAAGGGACAAGGCGGCCATTTCATCATCTGCCGTGGCCTGCATGGCCAGGCCCCAGCGGGTGTATTGAAAGAAACCTACAAATATACACAGGAGAACAATGGCAGCCACAAAACTCCACAGATAGACCTGGCCGATGACCAGCGGTCCAATGTGGATCGGCTCCAATGAAAAAACAGGGGGCGTAAACACACGGGTATCGGTCCCCCATATGAACTCCACAACCCCTTTGAAAAAAAATGAAAGCCCCACCGTAACCATAATGACCGTCAGGATCGGTTCTCCGATGAGTCTGTCCAGAAAGATCCTTTCAGTCAAGATCCCCAAGATGAACCCAATGATCAGCGAAAAAAGAAGGGCAAGGAGAAAAGGAACACCCATGGAATAGAAGCTCAAGGAGACATAGGCCCCGATGAGAGTCAGTTCGCCCATGGCCAGATTGAGCACTCCTGAACACTTATATATCAGGACCCATCCAAGGGCTACGAGGGCATAGATGCCTCCCACCATGATACCGGTGGTTAAGGTCATTAGGAAAAGTTCCATAGTCTGCTCCCCTTTCTCTAACCGTTCACGGAATTTCTGAAATCCCAAATTCCAAGCATCAAATTACAAATAAATCCCAAATCTCAAGCATCAAATTACAAATACCAATGACCTGAACTATTTTGATTTTCCCAGTATTGATGAAAATATCTTTTTCAATTCATTTGCCTCTTGTGTCAAGCTTTGGGCATCATCAGCATTCTCTAACCTGTTCGTCTCATGAATTAATCTGATCCAATAGGCGCTTTCTTTTGCTTCTTTACGGCTTATTTTCATCCTCATTAAGAAGTCTTTTTTGCTTAATGATTCGTTGGCCTCCCTGTAATTTGCGCCGACTGAACCGGAGGCTTTCACCACTTGTTTGCCATCCTCAATATTTGCAATTGTCTTCGGCAACGCCTTAACGAAAAGCCTAACAGCTTTAGCGAATTGGAATGTTCTTTCTTCAAGATCATATGTTGGTTTGGAATTTTGAATTTCGGTCATTGGAATTTGTTTGTTATTTCAGATTTGTTATTTGAGATTTCCGCTAACTGAACTATTCCTACTCCCTACCGCCTACTCCCTACTGCTTACTGCTTACGCGCTCACCTTACGAATTTGCAGATCCGTCTTTATGCGCGACTTCCGCCCATCTTCGTACGTAATCGTGGTGTCAATATGAACAACATCTGTCTCAGAATAAAGGGCGTTTACGATTTCCTCATACCTCTTTTCCACAAAGGCCCGGCGCAGTTTTCTGGTCCTTGTAAGCTCATCATCATCAGCGTCAAACTCCTTGTAAAGATTGATGAATTTTCTTATCCTGGCCACTTCGGGAAGGTCTTTGTTGGCCTGCCGGATTTGTTTTTCTGCCAGATCATAGACTTCTGGCTTCTGAGAAAGTTCCGGATAACTCGTATAGCTAAGCTTTTTTTCATCTGCCCACTTGCCCACCACAGCATAGTCGATGCAGATAACCGCAGTCACGTAATCTCTCTTGTCTCCGATGACCCATGAATCCCTCAAATAGGGACTGAACTTTAGGCGGGTCTCCAAATATTGAGGCGAAAAAGGTCTGCCGTCCCTGAGTGTCATAACGTCCTTGGAACGGTCGAAAACCACCAGGTGACCCTCTTCATCTATAAAGCCCCTGTCACCGGAATAAAGCCACCCTTCCTTCAAGGTTTCTTCCGTGGCTTCGGGATTCTTGTAATATCCCAGGAACACAGACGGGCTCCTTGATAAGATTTCGCCGTCCTCGGCAATCTTGACCTCGGTCTCAGGCAGGGCTATGCCGACAGTATCAAATTTGATGTCTCCATCTCGATGGACCACGGAAATGCCGGCAATCTCCGTCTGCCCGTAAATCTGTTTCAGGTTCACCCCCAGAGCGTGAAAAAAACGAAAGTGATCCGGGCCCATGGCAGCCCCTCCAGAGTAAGCATAGCGCACACGGGACAGTCCCAGGTGGTCCTTTAGCTTTTTCTGCACGCTTATGTGGGCCAGCCATTTGAGGCATCTCCAGTACCACGGAACCCTGCTTTTCTGGAATCGAAGGTCGGCAACATGATAGCCGATCTTAGCGGCTAGGTCGAAAATCTTTCTCTTTGCCCATGAAGCATCCAGGTGCTTGACTTGAACCGTGCGAGTCATCTGCTCGTAGAGGCGCGGGGGAGCAAACATGACGTGAGGGCCGATCTCACGGATGTTTTCCTGGGCAGTGTCGGGCTCTTCCGGAAAATTTATGGTAAAGCCTATCTGGAGGCCGCAAGAAATCGACATCATCTGCTCGCCGATCCAGGCAAAGGGAAGGTATGAGACAAAATCATCCGTTTGATGGCACGGGTCTACGGACATGAGGCTGTTGCCCATACTCAGCAGGTTCCAGTGAGATAGCAAAGCCCCTTTTGGCAAAGCCGTGGTGCCTGAAGTATAAAAGAGCAAGGCCACTTCATTACCGTGGCCTTTACGGATCATATCTTCAAATAGACCCGGCTCCTTCTGTTCAAGCTCTCTGCCCAAATGTTCAACCTCTTTTATACTTATCAGGCAATTCTGATGGTAGTTACGCATCCCTTTGGGATCATCCCAGATGATCTTTTCAAGATTGGGACATTCATCGAGAATGGAAAGGGCCTTGTCCACCTCTTCCTGGCCTTCACCAAACAGGAATTTTGCGTCGGAATGGCCGACAATATACTTGACCTCGTCAATAAGGCAATCCTGAAACAACCATACGCCCACTCCACGGGCACACAAAGTAGCCATCTCGGCCCATAACCCTTCGGGACGGTTGTCGCCGATCATGGCAACCTTGTCCCCATCCTTAAGGCCAAGACTAACAAGACCCAAAGCGAGGTATTTGACATTTTCCAGGTAGTCATGCCAGGTGATGGGTCTCCATATGCCAAACTCCTTCTCCCGCATGGCGACCTTGCCCTTGCCATAGGCCTTTGCCCGTTGCAAGAACAGTTTTGGAATTGTTAAGTCCTTCGTAACCTCCATGCCGACAAGCCCTATTTTACCTCCGCGTGGCGTACAAATCCTCTTCACCCAGGTACGCCTTGATCACCTCGGGGTGGTTTTGCACCTCCTCCGGGGTGCCGTCAATAATCTTGTTTCCGAAGTTGAGCACAAACACATGATCGGAAATATCCATGACCACGCCCATGTCATGTTCCACCAGGACACAGGTAACCTTCCAGCGCTCCTCTTCGTTAACGTCTAAAATGAAGCGAGCCATGTCCTCGACTTCTTCAAGATTAAGGCCGGCCAAAGGTTCATCCAGGATCAATACCTCGGGCTGCAATGCAAGCGCGCGTCCCAACTCGACCCGCTTTTGAAGACCGTAAGGGAGCATGCCGACGGGTTTGTCCCTGATGTGCTCGATCTCCAGAAGATCAATGATCTCCTCTTCGATAAACTCCCGGTGCATAATCTCTTCGCGCGCGGTTTTGCCCAAGTACAAGGCCCCACGGAGCATGCCGGATTTGAGATGGATATGGCGACCGAGGCGAATGTTATCGATGACTGTCATCCCGCCAAAGACCTCAACCTTCTGAAAGGTCCTGGCAATGCCCAGTTCGGCCCGCTCATAAGGCTTGAGTTTATCAATGCTCTGTCCCTTAAAATAGATATTTCCCTTCTGTGGACGGTAAAGCCCATTTATGCAATTCATCATTACCGTCTTGCCGGCCCCGTTCGGTCCGATAATGGAATGTATCTCCCTTTTTCTTACTTCCAGGCTTATACCTGCCAGGGCGCCGACCCTTCCGAAATACATGTGAACATCCTCCAATTCCAAGAGGACGTCACCCTCCATGATCTCACTTGGCACAAACAACTGTATTGGTCTCCCTTTGCCGAATAAATTCATCGGCCAATCTAATCTGTCACTTCTGAAGTTCGCGTCTTCAGGTCCGCCTTGGGCGGGACTCCTTGGAATGACAACGAATTGTTCGTATCAGAGGAGTTGCCGCAAATTGTCGAGGACTTGCGATACCCTCCCGTAAACGCTTGTTCTTAGTTGAAAAAACGTACCTTGTCAAGAACACATTGAGCTATTTTTCCCTCTCAAAGCGCCAGAATACGACATCAAGCTTGAAATCGCTTGAGAACCCGGTTAAAGCCGGGCATGGCTTTCGTGATGGTGTTGTCATCCACACAAAAGGCAATGCGAAAAAAACCGGGAGACCCGAACCCCCTGCCCGGCACAGTCAAGATCAACTCCTCCTGCAAGGCCCTGACAAAGGCTACGTCATCGGCAATGGGGCTTTTGGGAAAAAGGTAGAATGCGCCTTTTGGCATGATGAATTCGTACCCACACGTTGAGAGGCCATCGCACAGGAGATCCCTCTTTGCCTGGTAAACCCCTGCATCAACTGAGACGCCCTGTAAGGATCCAATGGCCCGTTGCATCAAGGCCGGAGCGTTTACATAGCCCAAGATGCGATTGGCAAGTGTCATGCCGGCCAGAAGATCGTTTCTGTAAGTTGCTTCAGGGTTTACCACCAAAAAGCCTATCCGCTCCCCCGGGATTGAAAGATCTTTTGAATAAGACGTGACAATCATAGTCTCGCAATAAAGGGGAAACAGCGAGGGCACCCGCACTCCGTCAAAGGCGATCTTTCGGTAAGGTTCATCGGAGATAAGATAAAGCGTCCGTTTTGATCTGCGACCCTCATCTTGCAAGAGCGCGCCAAGTTGCCTGAGGCTTTCCTCAGAATAGACTTGACCCGAAGGGTTATTCGGCGAATTGATAAGAACGGCCTTGGTTTTTGGCGTGATGGCGTCCTTGATTGTCTCAAGGTCAAGGGTGAAATCCGATTTGCTTGGCACAGTCCTGAGCGTTCCCCCGTGATTATCTACATAAAAATCGTACTCCACAAAATAAGGGGCCGGCGTAATGACCTCATCACCTGAATTCAGGATTGCCTTCAGGATCACATTCAGGGCGCCGGCAGCCCCACAGGTCATAATGATGTCATCTGCTGTAATCGCAACGCCCTGTTCCTTGGAGAGGAACTCTGCAACCGCCTTTCTTACAGACGGATATCCTGTATTTGGCATGTAGGCATGGTATCCAGGCTCTGAGGCCTTTGCCACGTCGATGAGAACCTCTTTAAAGCGGGCAGGTGGTTCAAGGTTTGGGTTCCCCAAACTGAAATCAAAGACATTCTCGACGCCACACTTTGCCTTGAGCTGAGCGCCTTCCTCAAACATCTTTCGAATCCACGAGGACTTTTCCAGAATTGTGTGAATCTTTTCAGCGATGGTCATGGCCATTTCTCCCCAAAAATCTTGTTATAGGATCTTTTCGCTGTTTTCTATGGCGAAAAAAACATGACACGTCATCTCTTTCGTGGTAAAAAAACCGTCAAAGCTTCATCAATCTCAGAAAAACAAGAGGTAGCATTCATCATGATAAGAGCACGTATCGTTGGCACAGGTTCCACTACTCCAAAGAGGATCCTTACGAATAAGGACCTGGAGGCAATTGTGGACACAAGCGACGACTGGATAATACGGCGTACAGGAATCAAGGAGCGACGCATTTCCACAAACGGACGAGGCGAAAACACATCGGAATTGGCTACTGTGGCGTC from Deltaproteobacteria bacterium includes:
- a CDS encoding branched-chain amino acid ABC transporter permease, with amino-acid sequence MELFLMTLTTGIMVGGIYALVALGWVLIYKCSGVLNLAMGELTLIGAYVSLSFYSMGVPFLLALLFSLIIGFILGILTERIFLDRLIGEPILTVIMVTVGLSFFFKGVVEFIWGTDTRVFTPPVFSLEPIHIGPLVIGQVYLWSFVAAIVLLCIFVGFFQYTRWGLAMQATADDEMAALSLGISARFVYATAWAIAFMAAGVGGTLLGNINGLNISVGYLGLLVLPAVVLGGLNSVPGAIVGGIIIGVLQNLCGAYLDRFFPGGVKEIAPFAFMAIFLLFKPYGLWGWERIERV
- a CDS encoding four helix bundle protein, whose translation is MTEIQNSKPTYDLEERTFQFAKAVRLFVKALPKTIANIEDGKQVVKASGSVGANYREANESLSKKDFLMRMKISRKEAKESAYWIRLIHETNRLENADDAQSLTQEANELKKIFSSILGKSK
- a CDS encoding AMP-binding protein, translated to MEVTKDLTIPKLFLQRAKAYGKGKVAMREKEFGIWRPITWHDYLENVKYLALGLVSLGLKDGDKVAMIGDNRPEGLWAEMATLCARGVGVWLFQDCLIDEVKYIVGHSDAKFLFGEGQEEVDKALSILDECPNLEKIIWDDPKGMRNYHQNCLISIKEVEHLGRELEQKEPGLFEDMIRKGHGNEVALLFYTSGTTALPKGALLSHWNLLSMGNSLMSVDPCHQTDDFVSYLPFAWIGEQMMSISCGLQIGFTINFPEEPDTAQENIREIGPHVMFAPPRLYEQMTRTVQVKHLDASWAKRKIFDLAAKIGYHVADLRFQKSRVPWYWRCLKWLAHISVQKKLKDHLGLSRVRYAYSGGAAMGPDHFRFFHALGVNLKQIYGQTEIAGISVVHRDGDIKFDTVGIALPETEVKIAEDGEILSRSPSVFLGYYKNPEATEETLKEGWLYSGDRGFIDEEGHLVVFDRSKDVMTLRDGRPFSPQYLETRLKFSPYLRDSWVIGDKRDYVTAVICIDYAVVGKWADEKKLSYTSYPELSQKPEVYDLAEKQIRQANKDLPEVARIRKFINLYKEFDADDDELTRTRKLRRAFVEKRYEEIVNALYSETDVVHIDTTITYEDGRKSRIKTDLQIRKVSA
- a CDS encoding ABC transporter ATP-binding protein: MEGDVLLELEDVHMYFGRVGALAGISLEVRKREIHSIIGPNGAGKTVMMNCINGLYRPQKGNIYFKGQSIDKLKPYERAELGIARTFQKVEVFGGMTVIDNIRLGRHIHLKSGMLRGALYLGKTAREEIMHREFIEEEIIDLLEIEHIRDKPVGMLPYGLQKRVELGRALALQPEVLILDEPLAGLNLEEVEDMARFILDVNEEERWKVTCVLVEHDMGVVMDISDHVFVLNFGNKIIDGTPEEVQNHPEVIKAYLGEEDLYATRR
- a CDS encoding pyridoxal phosphate-dependent aminotransferase, which codes for MTIAEKIHTILEKSSWIRKMFEEGAQLKAKCGVENVFDFSLGNPNLEPPARFKEVLIDVAKASEPGYHAYMPNTGYPSVRKAVAEFLSKEQGVAITADDIIMTCGAAGALNVILKAILNSGDEVITPAPYFVEYDFYVDNHGGTLRTVPSKSDFTLDLETIKDAITPKTKAVLINSPNNPSGQVYSEESLRQLGALLQDEGRRSKRTLYLISDEPYRKIAFDGVRVPSLFPLYCETMIVTSYSKDLSIPGERIGFLVVNPEATYRNDLLAGMTLANRILGYVNAPALMQRAIGSLQGVSVDAGVYQAKRDLLCDGLSTCGYEFIMPKGAFYLFPKSPIADDVAFVRALQEELILTVPGRGFGSPGFFRIAFCVDDNTITKAMPGFNRVLKRFQA